Genomic DNA from Fimbriimonas ginsengisoli Gsoil 348:
TGAAGGTCGAGTCCGAGAGCGCCGTCGCGGGAAAGCCGGCGGCGAGCCAGAACTCCTCGGGATTCGCCAGCCACCGCTCCACCACGTCCGGTAGTGCCAAGCCGGCGGCCATCAGCGGATACAGTCCGGTCGCCGGGCGCGCAGGGGAACGGCGGCCATCCAAAGCCACGTCGCAGAAGAACTGATCGGCGGGGTCGAACGAGAGCTCCGCCAATCCCCTCTCCGCGCCCTCGGCGAATCGTTTGTACGGCGAATCGCCCGGGCGAAACGCCGCCAGCATTCGAAAAAGCTGCATCGCGTAAACCGTCGCGTCGACGCCGCTCACTCGAAAACTCGCCCACTTATCCGCGTTCTCGCTGGCGAACTGGTAGCGGCTCATGTACTCCTGGCCGGTTTCGTTCTGATCGAAGACGTCGTACATCGTCGGCCCCGCCGGATCTTTGCTCAGCGTCCGATGGCGCAAGAAGTAATCCGCATAGCCGCGCATCGTCTGCAGGTGGTCTTTTCCCACCGCCCCGGGGTGCAGCGCGTGAACCTGGGAGAGGCCGGTCGCGAAGTCCGCATGGTAGAAGTCGCGCGCCGGCCGCCCGGTGTAGTTGTGGCCGGGAAAGGAACCATCCTCGCGCTGAACTCGGCCGAGGTTATCGAGAATGCCGGTCGCCAGCGACGGATCGTGCATCCAGCTCACCTCTCGAAGATGCGCCTGGGCCGAGTAGGTGACGAAGTTCCGAAAGAACCCGATCCCCTCCGTGACGAACGGGGCGAAGCGAAGATCGGGGATGTCGACGGTGTTGAGCCGCAGCCCGTACCACCGGTGCCAGTAGGCGCTCGTCAGGTGCTCGTCGCTCGAGGAGAAGTGCGGCACCCCTTCGAAGTAGCGCCGCCAAGCCGCCGCGCTCCGGTCGATTGCCCCATCTTCTCGCGCCTCCTGAAGCGAATCTCGGGCCGCCAGCGGGGTCAATCCGGCTCCACAAGCCAGCGTGAGCGGGCGGCGGTCTTCCAGCACGTAATGCTGTACCAGGTGGGCGAGCCCTTCCACCGGCGCGGTTCCTGTAAACGGTTTGAACTCCTGCTTAAGCCGGCCGTCGACGAACTTTTCAGGCAGAACGCTTAGCTCGTACAGGGGCGACTCGTCGTGCCGTTGCGCCAGATTCACCGTCCACGACTGCCGCTCATGCGACGCCCCGTATTCGAGGTAGACCGGCAGCGAGGGACCCATGGCACGCGCGCCGCGAATGCTCTCGGCTTCGATGCCGGTTCGATCCGGTACCAGCTCGCCGGGCCAAGCGGTCTCGAATTTCACGAGCATCGAGTCAAACCCGACCTGGACGTCGGTCATTGCTTGCCACGGGGCTCCGTGACCGGGCGGACGAACCTCCGGGAGCGCCCACAGAAAGACGTGGATCGGACGTACCGCCGTCACCAGCTCGAGCTCGGTGACCCATGCGTTCGCTTCCGTGATGCACCGCCGCTCTCGAACGACGATGTCTCCCGAGTAGTGCATCACCGTAAGCCGGTCGGGTCGCCAACCCTTGTGGTAGCTGTCGAATCGGATCGGGCGTCCATCCGCGTCCACGAACAAGGCGGTGAAAAGCCTCGCTATTCGGACATCGGCGAAGTAGACGTCGTCCCAAAAACCGGGCGCGAGCAGATGCTTCGGGAACGGCGGCGCGTAGATCGCCCCCTTCCCCCCGCCCAAAAACCACTTATCCTTGCGCCCGAGGCGCGCGAGAGGATCCATCGTCCAAAGCCTACCGGCGATGGGCCAAACAACCGCGCCTTTTGCGGTAAGCGTGAAATCGTTTCGGCCATCCGAAAAAGATGGGTGCACTATGGAAGGTGTCCGACGTAGGAATCGGCACTAACATGAACTTCCGTCTACTCCCCCGCGGGCTGCGCGCCGCCTCAGGCGCGCTTGCGCTCCTCTTCGTCGCCAGCGCCTCGGCGCAGACCGTCGACAACAAGCCGGAGGTCAAAGCGCAGGTGATCGAAAAGATCACCGGAATCATCGAGAAGTACGCGTACGTTCCCGGCGTCGACTTCGCGAAGTGGCCGCAACTGCTTGCCGAGGCCAAGCCGAAGATCGACGCGGCCAAGGACGATACTGAGTTCCAACGCGCAGTCAACGAGGCGCTCGCCAAGTTCGGCACCTCGCACATCGTGCTCGCGACGCCGAAGCAGTCCGAAGTGCGCCGTACCGGCTCGACGGTGGGCGTCGGTATCTCTACGCAGTTGACCGATAACGGCGAGCTGCTCATCGTTCGCACCGTGCCGGACGCTCCCGCCGAGCGAGCGGGACTTGTACCGGGCGACACCATCACGGAGGCTGATGGCAAGAAGGTGGAAGGCTCAATCGCGGGCATCATCGGAAAAGAAGGCACCGACGTCGTCCTCACCGTCCGCCATGCCGACGACAAGGTCGAGAAATACGTCCTTACCCGCCGTCCATTCTCGACCGTGCGGCCAGAAGAGCTCACTTGGATCGACAAGGATACCGCCAAGATTTCGATTTACACCTTTGACTTTTCCTATGATCGGGAGAACGTCGAGGATTTGATGAACAAGGCCCACAAGGCCAAAAACCTTATCCTCGACCTTCGGGACAACGGAGGTGGCGCGGTGATCAACCTGCAGCACATGCTCGGCATGCTGATCCCCGATGCGAAGCCGTTCGGAACGTTCGTCGGCCGTTCGCTAGTCGACCGTTACGTTAAGGAAGCCAAGGGAAAACCTGACGATTTGGCCGGAATGGCCAAGTGGAGCGACCGCAAGGTGAAGCCGTTCCCGAACGCGAACGTTCCGGTTTACAAAGGGAATCTCGCCGTTCTCGTCAACGGGTTCTCGGGCAGTGCCGCCGAAATCGCCGCCGCCGCCCTGCGAGACGAAGCGAACGCGACCATCGTCGGCACCAAGTCCGCCGGCGCCGTTCTGGTCTCCATGATCGTCAACGCCTCGAACGGCTTCATGATCCAGTACCCACTCAGCGACTACATCACCGCGAAGGGGCTCCGCCTGGAAGGTACGGGCGTGGTTCCCGACGTCGAAGCCAAGGACCCTCGCTTCCACCTCCCGAACGCGAAGGACGAGGTCGTCGACAAGGCCGTCGCCCTCTTCGCCCAATCGGGCAAAGGCGCCAAGTCCAGCGGCCATTAACTAACCGTGGCACGGGCTTCCAGCCCGTGCGTATCACGACCATCCCGGTCGTGCAAACGTAGCATCGGCTCCCAGCTGATGAACCCAAAAACGAAATGGCCAGGCGCAGGATGCCCCTGGGACCCACTGGCAAGATGCCAGTGCCACGTTAGCCGACTTTGATCTTCGGCGTTACTAGCTTTGGCAGCGGCTTGAGCCGCTGCCCGCGGGCCGGGGACAACACGAAAAGCGACGCGGGCGGTGATACGCCGAGCCGGGAGTAGCCGAAATTCCGGGTCGTGGTGACCAGCGTTCGCCGGTTACGGTCCAGAACGTCGGTACTTACGCTTGCCGCCAGGTGATTGTCGCGGCGAACGAAGATCGAGACCCGCGAGCGCGGGTCGGTGATCCGCAAAATATCGCAGGAGACTCCCTGCGATTGCACCTGGCCGGCGATGGCGATCGATGCGAGGGGCCCGACGACGTCGGAGAACGGAACCCGGTGCTGAAAAATCTGGCGGACCAGAGGGTCGACGCGGCCCCGAATGGCGGCAACCACCTCGGGGACGGCGACCCGTCCGACAGCTCCTCGATAAAAAGAATTCGTCCGAGGGTCCGAGATCGTTAAAACCTTCCCGTCATACGCGTAGCTCAGCCGCTCCTGGTCTTCTCTGACCTTTCTGCCGCTCAGGGAGACACGAACGCGGCCGTCATCCCCCTCGACCTCGACGATTCCCCGGCTCAATGTGCGATAGGCCCGCATCATTGCCTCCGTCGTCCGCTTGGCGGCAGCGTTCGCGTACCTCGGGGGCTCAGGGGCGACCGTAAACGTGTCGACGCTCTTGGCGGATCGAGGCGGCGAATACGACACCGGGCCACCCCGAGAATAATCGAAGGTCCAGTGGACCGCGCTGCCGGGAGAAGATACGTCCATCCTCCGAAGGAGCGGAATGCCGGGGTCGAAAACAAGGACCGAGCGAGCGTATCCACCGGCGATCTTGGCCTGGCGGGAGAGCACCGTCCGGCGTGACTCCTTCCGCAACGACCACCCGCGAACGTTCTTCAGCCCATCGTAGAAGGTGGCAAGGTCCTTTGGCTCCAGCAGATTCCGCATCATGTCGTCCATCTGCCCCAAAGCGGTCAACATCCGGGCGACCCTGGGCGCGGTCGGCGAGAGCGGGCGGGTCAGTCGCTCGTTTGCGTACGCGTCGTACGCCACCATCCGGCTCGGGCCGAAGAAGAAAGTCCGATCGCTGCGATCGACGCCGAGCGATTTCGGCTGGCGTACACGCAACAGAACGGCTTTTCCATCGACTGCGAGCACGTAGTCCGTGTTGTGCACGTGTCCCTCGAACGTGGCGGTCAGGGTCACGTGAGCGCGGAACCTCCCTAGCGCCGAATGGGCGGCCAGCGATGATTTGAGAATGTCGGTCGGCGCGGCGCCAAGGGCTCCTAAGAAAAACATCGGCCTAAAGACGTTACCTTGCCGCCCGAACGTGCGAGTCCTGGGCCGGGTAAACCGTATCGGATTCCCGGTCGTCAATAACAGATATGAGATTAAGCCATGCATCCGCTTTCGCTGTCCTTGCTCTCGGGGTGGCAGCCAGCGCTCCCGCGCAATTCAGCAAGCCGAGCGCGGCGCAGCAACTTCAACTCGGCAAACAGGCGGCGAGAGAGCTTCGCAGCAAGGAGCGCGTCTTGCCCGCTGGCGACCCCCGCGTGGAGGTGGTGCGAAGGGTCGGACGACGCCTCTTGGCGGCGATGGCGGATCGAACTTCCCCTTGGGAGTACTCGTTCGACGTGATCGACTCGAATCAGATCAACGCCTTTGCACTTCCGGGCGGCCCGACTTTCGTCTACACCGGCCTCCTGAGCCACCTCAAATCCGAGGACGAGCTTGCGGGAGTCATGGGCCACGAGCTGACCCACGTTCGGAAGGAGCACTGGGCGTACGCTTACCGGGACCAGCAGCGAAACAATGCTTTGCTTACCCTCGGCGCCCTCGTTTTTCGTCCTAGCCGGGGCGTGTTGGATGCGGCCGGTCTCGGATCGACGCTCCTCCTTGACCTGCCATTCTCGCGCAGACATGAGACGGAAGCAGACCAAGGTGGGATGGACCTGATGGTGCGGGCCGGTTACAACCCGCAGGGAATGGTCGACGTCTTCCAAATGCTCAATGAAACTTCAAAAGGGGGCCGCCCGCCCGAGTTCTTGAGCGACCACCCGTCGGACAGTAAACGGATTCGACGGATGCAGGAGCAAGCGAACAGCATGAACCGGAACTTCGCCCCGCAACGCCCGCTGTACTTCCGCAACGGCGGCTAGGCTCGGCCCATGAAAGACGGGGGCGTCAACCTTTGCGCCCCTGCGCCTCGGAGCGTTCGCCCAGCCATACTTAGGGAGTGAAGCCGCTGGCCAAATCAGTGACGGGCGTGACCGCGTCCGGCATCCGACGATTTTTCGATCTCGCCGCCCAGGTTGAAGGGCTCCTCTCGCTCGGCGTCGGGGAACCTCGCTACCCGGCTCCTGCCTCCGCGAAGCAAGCCGCCATCGAGGCGATTCAGTCGGACGTGGACGGCTACACCTCCAACTTTGGCCGGATCACCCTTCGCCAGGGAATCGCCGATAACCTTCGCCGGCGATACGGAGTCGGCTACGACCCCGCGAATCAGGTGCTCGTGACGACTGGTGTCTCCGAGGGGATCGACCTCGCCATCCGCGCCGTCCTCGAGCCCGGCGACGAGGTGATCTTCTTCGAGCCGACCTATGTTTCCTACGGGCCGGTCGTCACGTTCTCCGGAGGCAAGGCGATTGCGATTCCGACCCGTCCCGAGAACGCCTTTGCCCCCGACCCGGATACCGTTCGAGCCACCATCACCTCGCGGACGAAGGCGATCATCCTCGGATTTCCTTGCAACCCCACGGGGGCCGTTCCTCCGCGAGAGGTCTTTGAGGAGATCGTACAGATCGCTATCCAAAACGATTTGTGGATCATTTCCGACGAGATCTACGACTGTTTGGTGTTCGAAGGAGAGCACACCTGCCTCGCTTCCCTACCGGGCGCTTACGAGCGAACGATCCTTCTCGGCGGATTCTCCAAGAACTTTGCCATGACCGGCTGGCGGATCGGCTATGCCTGCGCCACCCCGGACGTGATCGAGGTGATGATGAAAATCCATCAGTACACCGCTCTCTGCGCGCCCACCATCAGCCAGGTCGGATGCGAGGGCGCACTCCGAGAAGCGGAAACGTACGTTCCGGAAATGATCCGGGCGATGGATGCCAAGCGTCGCTACTTCGTCGGCCAAATGCGCG
This window encodes:
- a CDS encoding MGH1-like glycoside hydrolase domain-containing protein, producing MDPLARLGRKDKWFLGGGKGAIYAPPFPKHLLAPGFWDDVYFADVRIARLFTALFVDADGRPIRFDSYHKGWRPDRLTVMHYSGDIVVRERRCITEANAWVTELELVTAVRPIHVFLWALPEVRPPGHGAPWQAMTDVQVGFDSMLVKFETAWPGELVPDRTGIEAESIRGARAMGPSLPVYLEYGASHERQSWTVNLAQRHDESPLYELSVLPEKFVDGRLKQEFKPFTGTAPVEGLAHLVQHYVLEDRRPLTLACGAGLTPLAARDSLQEAREDGAIDRSAAAWRRYFEGVPHFSSSDEHLTSAYWHRWYGLRLNTVDIPDLRFAPFVTEGIGFFRNFVTYSAQAHLREVSWMHDPSLATGILDNLGRVQREDGSFPGHNYTGRPARDFYHADFATGLSQVHALHPGAVGKDHLQTMRGYADYFLRHRTLSKDPAGPTMYDVFDQNETGQEYMSRYQFASENADKWASFRVSGVDATVYAMQLFRMLAAFRPGDSPYKRFAEGAERGLAELSFDPADQFFCDVALDGRRSPARPATGLYPLMAAGLALPDVVERWLANPEEFWLAAGFPATALSDSTFSAEGEWKERRLNCPWNGRSWPMANSHVVDALANVGRSSSDDRLRHLAGEGLMKAIHLMFHGGNPLKPSSYEHYDPITGVPALYRGYDDYMHSWIVDLVLRHAVGVQPGKDEVDPLPLDVDWIECTDIPHQRGRMHVRVERGVARVEIE
- a CDS encoding S41 family peptidase; this translates as MNFRLLPRGLRAASGALALLFVASASAQTVDNKPEVKAQVIEKITGIIEKYAYVPGVDFAKWPQLLAEAKPKIDAAKDDTEFQRAVNEALAKFGTSHIVLATPKQSEVRRTGSTVGVGISTQLTDNGELLIVRTVPDAPAERAGLVPGDTITEADGKKVEGSIAGIIGKEGTDVVLTVRHADDKVEKYVLTRRPFSTVRPEELTWIDKDTAKISIYTFDFSYDRENVEDLMNKAHKAKNLILDLRDNGGGAVINLQHMLGMLIPDAKPFGTFVGRSLVDRYVKEAKGKPDDLAGMAKWSDRKVKPFPNANVPVYKGNLAVLVNGFSGSAAEIAAAALRDEANATIVGTKSAGAVLVSMIVNASNGFMIQYPLSDYITAKGLRLEGTGVVPDVEAKDPRFHLPNAKDEVVDKAVALFAQSGKGAKSSGH
- a CDS encoding M48 family metallopeptidase; the encoded protein is MRLSHASAFAVLALGVAASAPAQFSKPSAAQQLQLGKQAARELRSKERVLPAGDPRVEVVRRVGRRLLAAMADRTSPWEYSFDVIDSNQINAFALPGGPTFVYTGLLSHLKSEDELAGVMGHELTHVRKEHWAYAYRDQQRNNALLTLGALVFRPSRGVLDAAGLGSTLLLDLPFSRRHETEADQGGMDLMVRAGYNPQGMVDVFQMLNETSKGGRPPEFLSDHPSDSKRIRRMQEQANSMNRNFAPQRPLYFRNGG
- a CDS encoding pyridoxal phosphate-dependent aminotransferase, with amino-acid sequence MKPLAKSVTGVTASGIRRFFDLAAQVEGLLSLGVGEPRYPAPASAKQAAIEAIQSDVDGYTSNFGRITLRQGIADNLRRRYGVGYDPANQVLVTTGVSEGIDLAIRAVLEPGDEVIFFEPTYVSYGPVVTFSGGKAIAIPTRPENAFAPDPDTVRATITSRTKAIILGFPCNPTGAVPPREVFEEIVQIAIQNDLWIISDEIYDCLVFEGEHTCLASLPGAYERTILLGGFSKNFAMTGWRIGYACATPDVIEVMMKIHQYTALCAPTISQVGCEGALREAETYVPEMIRAMDAKRRYFVGQMREAGLNCQMPQGSFFAFCDISASGLDSETYTERLLKEQKVLVVPGTAFTGWSGDETTGRTHVRCCYAIPDEDLQEACRRIKTFLSSR